In Agrobacterium sp. RAC06, a single window of DNA contains:
- a CDS encoding type II toxin-antitoxin system RelE/ParE family toxin, translated as MVEVRLSTEADADILDILTRTYADFGGGALLRYEFLIVTALSDLAVSNWRNGVVSRPELGPGIHSYHLRHSRDRARHPSGIVRRPRHFILYRHVMAELIGVGRILHDAMEVERHLPLIYGDE; from the coding sequence ATGGTTGAGGTCCGGCTTTCGACAGAAGCCGATGCCGACATCCTCGATATCCTAACCAGAACCTATGCTGACTTTGGCGGCGGCGCTCTGCTCCGCTATGAGTTTCTGATTGTCACTGCTCTCTCGGATCTCGCCGTCTCGAACTGGCGAAATGGCGTCGTGTCACGGCCTGAGCTTGGGCCTGGGATTCACAGCTACCATCTACGCCACAGCCGCGATCGGGCGCGCCATCCAAGTGGAATTGTTCGCCGGCCGCGACACTTCATACTCTATCGACATGTCATGGCAGAATTGATCGGTGTTGGACGCATCCTGCATGATGCGATGGAGGTGGAACGACACCTGCCACTGATCTATGGCGACGAATAG
- a CDS encoding carbon-nitrogen hydrolase family protein, producing the protein MLISLYQMQPLSGDVPGNIGKIAQAAMAAAEMGAELLVTPELGTSGYALGSQFKEVAEGRDGLIIGALMEISADCGLSICAGFPEHDGNQVFNSSVLVRPDGSTEFYRKSHLYGDGERAAFVPGSEAPHVFDLNGIKTGMLICYDVEFPENVRTLALAGAELILVPTALPEGIISRRVADTVVPTRAFENGVFVIYADLCGEENGLTYGGRSVILGPDGDELARAGMRETLLVAEIDPAAYDDARAQNPYLTDRRPGLYRLS; encoded by the coding sequence ATGCTGATTTCGCTCTATCAAATGCAGCCGCTTTCCGGCGATGTTCCGGGCAATATCGGCAAGATTGCCCAAGCTGCCATGGCGGCGGCAGAAATGGGCGCGGAGCTTCTTGTCACGCCCGAACTCGGCACCAGTGGATACGCACTCGGTTCGCAGTTCAAGGAAGTGGCGGAAGGGCGCGATGGTTTGATCATTGGCGCCTTGATGGAAATTTCGGCCGATTGCGGGCTTTCGATCTGCGCAGGTTTTCCCGAGCACGACGGCAATCAGGTGTTCAATTCCTCTGTGCTTGTCCGGCCGGACGGCAGCACGGAATTCTACCGCAAGAGCCATCTCTATGGCGACGGCGAACGGGCGGCTTTCGTGCCAGGCTCGGAGGCTCCGCATGTCTTCGATCTCAACGGTATCAAGACCGGAATGCTGATCTGCTACGACGTCGAGTTCCCGGAGAATGTAAGAACGCTGGCGCTGGCCGGTGCCGAATTGATCCTCGTGCCGACCGCGTTGCCGGAAGGCATCATAAGCCGACGCGTTGCCGATACGGTTGTACCGACACGTGCCTTCGAAAACGGCGTCTTCGTCATCTATGCCGATCTCTGCGGCGAGGAGAATGGGCTCACCTATGGCGGTCGGTCGGTGATCCTCGGGCCAGATGGCGACGAGCTGGCGCGGGCCGGTATGCGGGAGACGCTGCTTGTCGCCGAGATCGATCCCGCCGCCTATGACGACGCCCGGGCGCAAAACCCCTATCTCACCGACCGTCGGCCGGGCCTTTATCGCCTCAGCTGA
- a CDS encoding DUF2244 domain-containing protein, which yields MEGNLEQAADQPIFAAELTPYRSLGRKGYRILFAITGTVCLVHAIFFMATGAWPIGIFFGIDFLLLYGAFWLNYRSARAREEVTVSRTSLSIRKFTPAGRMTEHSFKTLWARFFVHRHDEFGITSMVVSGEGRGTDVGSFLNPDDRESFAKALTGALATAKQRI from the coding sequence ATGGAAGGCAATCTCGAGCAGGCGGCGGACCAGCCGATTTTCGCAGCGGAACTGACACCCTACCGGTCGCTCGGTCGCAAGGGGTATCGCATCCTGTTTGCCATCACCGGGACCGTGTGTCTCGTCCATGCGATCTTTTTCATGGCGACCGGTGCCTGGCCGATCGGTATCTTCTTCGGCATCGACTTCCTGCTGCTGTATGGCGCGTTCTGGCTGAACTATCGCTCTGCGCGGGCACGTGAAGAGGTGACGGTGTCTCGGACCAGTCTCTCAATCCGCAAGTTCACACCCGCCGGCCGGATGACCGAGCACAGCTTCAAGACGCTCTGGGCGCGGTTTTTCGTGCATCGCCACGATGAGTTTGGCATCACATCGATGGTGGTGAGCGGCGAGGGCCGCGGGACCGATGTCGGCTCCTTCCTCAACCCCGATGATCGCGAGAGTTTCGCCAAGGCCCTCACCGGGGCACTTGCTACGGCCAAGCAGCGGATCTGA
- a CDS encoding sulfate transporter family protein, producing the protein MIFDAAVLSLRNLFAPETRTVFWKTLGLTILVLIGLWFGLRETFIAFIMPLVQGVVPELPDWAGWLTFIFGILASIGLALGLALLLSPVTAIIAGLFLDDVAEVVEKRDYPTDPPGKAMPMGQAIVASIKFFGVVVVGNLIALMLLFIPGINILAFFLVNGYLLGREFFEFAAMRFRSVEEAKLLRSRHSGTVFMAGLVIALFLAVPIVNLLTPLFAAGLMVHLHKALAARDVALAR; encoded by the coding sequence ATGATCTTTGACGCTGCCGTGCTGTCGCTGCGCAATCTTTTTGCCCCGGAGACCCGCACGGTCTTCTGGAAGACGCTCGGCCTGACGATCCTCGTTTTGATCGGCCTGTGGTTCGGTCTGCGCGAGACTTTCATCGCCTTCATCATGCCTCTGGTCCAGGGCGTCGTCCCGGAACTGCCGGACTGGGCGGGCTGGCTCACCTTCATCTTCGGCATTCTGGCCAGCATCGGGCTGGCACTCGGGTTGGCACTCTTGCTGTCGCCGGTCACCGCGATCATTGCCGGTCTGTTTCTCGATGATGTCGCCGAAGTCGTGGAGAAGCGGGATTATCCCACCGACCCGCCGGGCAAGGCCATGCCGATGGGACAGGCGATCGTTGCCTCGATCAAGTTCTTCGGCGTGGTCGTCGTCGGCAACCTGATTGCGCTGATGCTGCTCTTCATCCCGGGCATCAACATTCTCGCCTTTTTCCTTGTGAACGGTTACCTGCTCGGCCGGGAATTCTTCGAGTTCGCCGCCATGCGGTTCCGCAGTGTCGAAGAGGCGAAACTTCTGCGTTCCCGCCATTCGGGCACCGTATTCATGGCGGGTCTCGTCATCGCGCTGTTTCTGGCCGTGCCGATCGTCAATCTGCTCACGCCGCTGTTCGCTGCCGGTTTAATGGTGCATCTGCACAAGGCGCTCGCCGCGCGGGACGTGGCTCTCGCCCGTTGA
- a CDS encoding ribbon-helix-helix domain-containing protein → MRNTVQLPEDISRRIDSLVESGCFDHADDVLREGLRLVEEKAAGEAAKVEALRQAADLGFADLDQGRFTDVPVEKLADHIARIGRDAIRQADKRVRGDG, encoded by the coding sequence ATGCGCAATACAGTTCAACTCCCTGAAGACATCAGCCGCCGGATCGACAGCCTGGTGGAGTCCGGTTGCTTCGATCATGCGGATGATGTGCTTCGCGAAGGACTTCGGCTTGTCGAGGAGAAGGCTGCCGGCGAAGCGGCCAAAGTAGAGGCTTTGAGACAAGCCGCCGACCTGGGCTTCGCAGATTTGGACCAGGGGCGTTTCACCGACGTGCCGGTCGAAAAGCTGGCGGACCATATCGCGAGGATCGGTCGCGACGCTATCCGCCAGGCGGACAAGCGGGTGAGGGGCGATGGTTGA
- the nth gene encoding endonuclease III, which translates to MTEAKPKSSTQTLKKSNPATRRKPAARRRTAYSKAELEEIFRRFSIQRPEPKGELEHVNPFTLVVAVALSAQATDAGVNKATRALFKVADTPEKMLALGEEKVRDYIKTIGLYRNKAKNVIALSQKLVDDFGSVVPRTREELVTLPGVGRKTANVVMSMAFGIPTMAVDTHILRIGNRIKLAPGKTPDEIEEILMRIIPEEYLFHAHHWLILHGRYCCKARRPECEKCVIADICKSPEKTCDVPAPLVELPPQAISAVE; encoded by the coding sequence ATGACTGAAGCGAAGCCGAAATCCAGCACCCAAACTTTGAAAAAGTCAAATCCTGCGACCCGTCGCAAGCCAGCGGCACGCCGTCGCACGGCTTATTCAAAGGCCGAATTGGAAGAGATCTTCCGCCGCTTCTCGATCCAGAGGCCGGAGCCGAAGGGCGAGCTGGAACACGTCAACCCGTTCACGCTTGTCGTTGCCGTGGCTCTCTCCGCCCAGGCAACAGACGCCGGAGTAAATAAGGCGACGCGGGCGCTGTTCAAGGTGGCCGACACGCCGGAGAAGATGCTTGCTCTCGGCGAGGAAAAGGTCCGCGATTACATCAAGACGATTGGGCTCTATCGCAACAAGGCGAAGAACGTCATCGCGCTCAGCCAGAAGCTGGTCGACGACTTCGGCAGCGTCGTGCCGCGCACTCGCGAGGAGCTGGTGACGCTGCCGGGTGTGGGCCGCAAGACCGCAAACGTCGTGATGTCCATGGCCTTCGGCATACCCACAATGGCCGTCGACACGCATATCCTGAGAATTGGCAACCGCATCAAGCTCGCGCCCGGCAAGACGCCGGATGAGATCGAGGAGATCCTGATGCGGATCATCCCAGAAGAATACCTCTTCCACGCCCATCACTGGCTGATCCTGCACGGGCGCTACTGTTGCAAGGCGCGGCGCCCCGAATGCGAGAAATGCGTGATCGCCGATATCTGCAAGTCGCCGGAAAAGACTTGCGACGTGCCAGCACCGTTGGTCGAGCTGCCGCCGCAGGCGATCAGCGCCGTCGAATAA
- a CDS encoding sugar-binding transcriptional regulator, translated as MAKLRRETHTTLSDAAALRIRAAWLYYNEGLTQKDVADRLGISRSTVIRMLEEARKRAEVQIWISDGVADCVDLAVRLEKAYGLDEAVVVPSSDSQDATSIAKAVGLALGQFLTEAITNDMTIGVGWGRTMTASLAGFRSPGRENCKVVSLLGGIVAVRQTNPIDYTWRLASQLGAECYMFLAPLLVDSVTTKRALIEECGLKAIYDLAENLDLAIVSCGDIGPHSTSLSEGFISHQTLMELVDAGCVCDTMFNFLDADGNSVAHPINERVMSVDLDTLKKSKHIVLSSGGAHRAKAIRATIRRIGCNTLITDEAAARELLGLATA; from the coding sequence TTGGCCAAGCTCCGACGCGAGACCCACACCACCCTTTCGGACGCAGCCGCGCTGCGCATCCGCGCCGCCTGGCTCTATTACAACGAGGGCCTGACACAAAAGGACGTGGCCGACCGTCTCGGCATCAGCCGATCGACGGTCATCCGCATGCTGGAGGAAGCCCGAAAGCGAGCAGAGGTCCAGATCTGGATCAGCGATGGCGTCGCCGACTGCGTTGATCTCGCCGTGCGGCTGGAAAAGGCCTACGGCCTCGACGAGGCCGTTGTCGTGCCCTCGTCGGACAGCCAGGATGCCACCTCGATCGCCAAAGCCGTCGGTCTCGCCCTCGGCCAGTTCCTGACCGAAGCCATCACCAACGACATGACGATCGGCGTCGGCTGGGGCCGCACCATGACGGCTTCGCTCGCCGGTTTCCGGTCGCCCGGCCGGGAGAACTGTAAGGTCGTCTCGCTGCTCGGCGGGATCGTGGCAGTCCGCCAGACCAACCCGATCGACTATACTTGGCGGCTGGCAAGCCAGCTCGGCGCCGAATGCTACATGTTCCTCGCACCCCTGCTCGTCGATTCGGTTACGACGAAGCGGGCACTGATCGAGGAATGCGGACTGAAGGCGATCTACGACCTCGCCGAGAACCTCGACCTCGCCATCGTCTCCTGCGGCGACATCGGCCCGCATTCCACTTCGCTCTCCGAAGGCTTCATCAGCCATCAGACCCTGATGGAGCTGGTCGACGCAGGCTGCGTCTGCGACACCATGTTCAACTTCCTCGATGCGGACGGGAACTCGGTTGCCCATCCGATCAACGAGCGGGTGATGTCGGTCGATTTGGACACGCTGAAAAAGTCAAAGCACATCGTGCTGTCCTCAGGCGGCGCGCATCGCGCCAAGGCCATCAGGGCGACGATCCGGCGGATTGGGTGTAATACGCTGATCACCGATGAGGCGGCGGCGCGGGAGTTGTTGGGGCTGGCGACTGCGTAA
- a CDS encoding methylated-DNA--[protein]-cysteine S-methyltransferase yields MTLAQQINLSGSTDITPSGSDYETVRQVVEMLTLDYQSQPSLEVIAERLGQSPTQLQKTFTRWAGLSPKAFLQAVTLDHAKRLLGREELPLLETSLELGLSGPGRLHDLFVTHEAMSPGEWKARGAGLTIRYGYHPSPFGLALVMITERGLAGLAFADVGGEVACFDDMAQRWPNAHYVEDIEATAPYAARVFHPERWSAEEPLRVVLIGSDFQIRVWESLLQIPLGKAVTYSDIAQKIGQPTASRAVGAAVGRNPISFVVPCHRALGKSGALTGYHWGLTRKRAMLGWEAGKGGL; encoded by the coding sequence ATGACGCTTGCGCAACAAATAAACCTTTCCGGCTCCACCGACATCACGCCGTCAGGTTCGGACTATGAGACCGTGCGGCAGGTAGTCGAGATGCTGACGCTCGACTACCAGAGCCAACCATCGCTGGAGGTGATCGCCGAGCGGCTGGGCCAGTCGCCGACGCAATTGCAGAAGACGTTCACCCGCTGGGCGGGCCTTTCCCCCAAGGCCTTCCTCCAGGCCGTGACGCTCGACCATGCCAAGCGGCTGCTGGGGCGCGAGGAATTGCCGCTGCTTGAGACGTCGCTTGAACTGGGTCTTTCCGGCCCCGGTCGCCTCCATGATCTCTTCGTCACTCATGAGGCAATGAGCCCCGGGGAGTGGAAGGCGCGCGGCGCAGGGCTGACCATCCGCTACGGCTACCATCCTTCGCCCTTCGGGCTGGCGCTTGTCATGATCACCGAGCGCGGGTTGGCGGGGCTCGCCTTTGCCGATGTCGGCGGCGAAGTCGCCTGTTTCGACGACATGGCGCAGCGCTGGCCGAATGCGCATTACGTCGAGGATATCGAGGCGACGGCGCCTTATGCGGCACGCGTCTTCCATCCGGAGCGCTGGTCTGCGGAAGAGCCCTTGCGCGTCGTGCTGATCGGCTCGGACTTCCAGATCAGAGTCTGGGAAAGCCTTCTCCAGATCCCGCTCGGCAAGGCCGTCACCTATTCCGACATCGCCCAAAAGATCGGTCAGCCGACGGCCAGCCGTGCCGTGGGTGCTGCCGTCGGCCGCAACCCGATCTCGTTTGTCGTGCCCTGCCACCGGGCACTTGGCAAGAGCGGCGCGCTGACCGGCTATCACTGGGGGCTGACCCGCAAGCGGGCCATGCTCGGCTGGGAGGCGGGGAAGGGGGGACTGTGA
- a CDS encoding ABC transporter ATP-binding protein: MAVVEQATEASRAPVLSVRGLTTSFRVGTEWRSVVRNMDLDVASGETVAIVGESGSGKSVTSLSIMRLLPELTSRIAGSVKLEGRELLTLDAEQMRQVRGNQISMIFQEPMTSLNPIFPIGKQIAEAITCHRDISNAEAKTEVLRLLDRVRIPNAKNRFDEYPHQFSGGMRQRVMIAMALASRPKLLIADEPTTALDVTIQGQILDLIKTLQDEEGMAVLFITHDMGVVAEVSDRTIVMFRGEAVETGTTDDIFNRGQHPYTRALLSAVPKLGSMGGRERPMRFPVIDIKTGATLVPEAEAGVPEKASQPLLEVKNLTTRFDIRSGLFGRKSGAVHAVENVSFTLKPGETLSLVGESGCGKSTTGRSITRLVEPTSGQITVDGYNVGSLDEASLRRMRRSIQMVFQDPFASLDPRMSVGQAVMEPFVEHKLGSKAEARDKAADLLERVGLSADMMPRYPHEFSGGQRQRIAIARSLMLDPKIIVADEAVSALDVSIKAQVCNLLLDLQQSFNLAYLFISHDMAVVERVSHRVAVMYLGEIVEIGPRQAVFDNPQHPYTKKLMAAVPVPDPARRKLKRNLSTDEIKSPIRPAGYQPPARQYREVSEGHLVQV, from the coding sequence ATGGCTGTGGTGGAACAGGCAACAGAAGCAAGCAGGGCGCCGGTACTGTCGGTGCGGGGTCTGACGACCTCGTTCAGGGTCGGCACCGAGTGGCGGTCTGTGGTGCGAAACATGGATCTCGACGTCGCCTCGGGAGAGACCGTGGCGATCGTCGGCGAATCGGGGTCGGGCAAGAGCGTGACCTCGCTGTCGATCATGCGGCTTCTGCCGGAATTGACGAGCCGCATCGCTGGGAGCGTCAAACTGGAGGGGCGAGAGCTTCTGACGCTCGATGCCGAGCAGATGCGCCAGGTGCGCGGCAACCAGATCTCGATGATCTTTCAGGAGCCGATGACCTCGCTCAATCCGATCTTTCCGATCGGCAAGCAGATAGCCGAGGCCATCACGTGCCATCGCGACATCTCCAATGCAGAGGCAAAGACCGAGGTCTTGCGGCTGCTCGACCGCGTCCGTATCCCGAACGCCAAGAACCGCTTCGATGAATATCCGCACCAGTTCTCAGGCGGCATGCGTCAGCGCGTGATGATCGCCATGGCGCTCGCATCCCGGCCGAAGCTGCTGATCGCCGACGAGCCGACCACCGCGCTTGACGTCACCATCCAGGGCCAGATCCTCGACCTGATCAAGACGCTTCAGGACGAGGAGGGCATGGCGGTGCTCTTCATCACCCATGACATGGGTGTGGTGGCCGAAGTGTCGGACCGGACCATCGTCATGTTCCGCGGCGAGGCCGTGGAAACGGGGACGACGGACGACATCTTCAATCGTGGCCAACATCCCTATACGCGCGCATTGCTGTCCGCCGTTCCGAAGCTCGGATCCATGGGCGGGCGGGAGCGGCCGATGCGTTTCCCGGTCATCGATATCAAGACCGGGGCCACGCTGGTGCCGGAGGCGGAAGCCGGAGTTCCGGAAAAAGCGAGCCAACCACTGCTGGAGGTGAAAAACCTCACCACCCGCTTCGACATCCGGTCCGGCCTGTTCGGGCGCAAGAGCGGCGCTGTGCATGCGGTCGAAAACGTCTCCTTCACCCTCAAGCCGGGTGAAACCTTGTCCCTGGTCGGCGAATCGGGTTGCGGCAAGTCCACAACCGGCCGCTCGATCACCCGGCTGGTTGAGCCGACTTCGGGTCAGATCACGGTCGACGGTTACAATGTTGGAAGCCTCGACGAGGCTTCGCTCCGGCGCATGCGTCGCAGCATCCAGATGGTCTTCCAGGATCCCTTCGCCAGTCTCGATCCGCGCATGAGCGTAGGGCAGGCGGTGATGGAGCCTTTCGTCGAACACAAGCTCGGTTCGAAAGCCGAAGCGCGCGACAAGGCCGCAGACCTCCTGGAGCGGGTGGGGCTCTCGGCCGACATGATGCCGCGTTATCCACATGAGTTCTCGGGCGGTCAGCGCCAGCGCATCGCGATTGCCCGCTCGCTGATGCTCGATCCGAAGATCATCGTCGCCGACGAAGCGGTCTCGGCGCTGGACGTGTCGATCAAGGCGCAGGTCTGCAATTTGCTGCTCGATCTGCAGCAGAGCTTCAACCTCGCCTATCTCTTCATCAGCCACGACATGGCAGTCGTGGAGCGGGTCAGCCACCGGGTCGCCGTGATGTATCTCGGCGAGATCGTCGAGATCGGTCCGCGTCAGGCCGTCTTCGACAATCCGCAGCATCCCTACACGAAAAAGCTGATGGCGGCGGTGCCGGTGCCGGATCCGGCGCGACGCAAGCTCAAGCGCAATCTGTCGACCGACGAGATCAAGAGCCCCATTCGGCCCGCGGGCTACCAGCCGCCTGCGCGCCAGTACCGGGAAGTGAGCGAGGGGCATCTCGTCCAGGTGTGA
- the tal gene encoding transaldolase: MTSKLEQLRSMTTVVADTGDIEAVRRLKPVDCTTNPSIVLKALGTDAFQDAFQEAITWGKAKGGQDDAVIGAIADRMAISVGAALAELVPGRVSTEVDADLSFDTKASIDKAHQIIAGYKERGIEKDRILIKLASTWEGIRAAEVLQKEGIDCNLTLLFSKAQAIACAEAKVFLISPFVGRILDWYKKSTGEDYTSETDPGVVSVRSIYNYYKANGINTIVMGASFRNAGEIEALAGCDRLTISPQLLDELNADQGTLARALSPDTVKAEPHVSLDEKAFRWAMNQDAMATEKLAEGIRGFAKDMDTLRGQIAKALAA; the protein is encoded by the coding sequence ATGACCTCGAAACTCGAACAGCTTCGTTCCATGACGACCGTCGTCGCCGATACCGGTGACATCGAGGCCGTCCGCCGTCTGAAGCCTGTCGATTGCACAACCAATCCGTCGATCGTTCTGAAGGCGCTCGGCACCGACGCGTTCCAGGATGCGTTTCAGGAAGCCATCACCTGGGGCAAGGCCAAGGGTGGCCAGGATGATGCCGTTATCGGCGCGATTGCCGACCGCATGGCAATCTCCGTCGGTGCTGCCTTGGCCGAACTGGTTCCGGGCCGCGTATCGACCGAAGTCGACGCCGACCTCTCCTTCGACACCAAGGCATCGATCGACAAGGCCCACCAGATCATCGCCGGCTATAAGGAGCGCGGCATCGAGAAGGATCGCATCCTGATCAAGCTCGCCTCCACCTGGGAAGGCATTCGGGCTGCCGAAGTGTTGCAGAAGGAAGGCATCGACTGCAATCTGACGTTGCTCTTCTCCAAGGCCCAGGCGATTGCCTGCGCCGAAGCCAAGGTCTTCCTCATCTCGCCCTTCGTCGGCCGTATCCTCGACTGGTACAAAAAGTCGACCGGTGAGGACTACACGTCCGAAACCGATCCGGGCGTTGTCTCGGTGCGCTCGATCTACAACTACTACAAGGCGAACGGCATCAACACGATCGTCATGGGCGCCTCCTTCCGCAATGCCGGTGAAATCGAAGCGCTGGCCGGTTGCGACCGTCTGACGATCAGCCCGCAGTTGCTTGATGAGCTGAATGCGGACCAGGGCACGCTTGCTCGCGCGCTGTCGCCCGATACGGTCAAGGCCGAGCCGCATGTCTCGCTCGACGAGAAGGCCTTCCGCTGGGCGATGAACCAGGATGCGATGGCGACTGAGAAGCTCGCCGAAGGTATTCGCGGGTTTGCCAAGGATATGGATACGCTGCGTGGCCAGATCGCCAAGGCACTGGCTGCCTGA